The following proteins come from a genomic window of Deltaproteobacteria bacterium:
- a CDS encoding amidohydrolase, producing the protein MHQYPPYDIVVHNGSILTLGRTFEFFENGLLCIQDGRVERIETRTPTQPLPAARQTIDVRGGLVMPGLVNSHTHAPMSLFRGLADDLPLMTWLNDYIFKAEARWLNPETVYTATRLSCAEMLLSGTTTCCDGYFFEDSVAQAVEESGMRAILGQGIIDFPAPGVPDPEKNVAEALRFIRNWQGKTSLISPGLFCHSPYTCSEKTLREARRVADETDTLFQIHVAETQSEVKQIQAKHSLSPVQYLDSLGILNSRTLAVHAIWVDEKDMGIMAGRNVGVSVTTESEMKLASGVAPLPGFLEKGLAVGLGTDGCASNNNLDMFQEMDFVAKLHKINSLDPTILDARQVLMLATGGGAKAIGLGDQIGSLEVGKKADLIIIDTHKPHLTPLYNASSHLVYAAGGGDVRDVIIDGRLVVKDRTLLTINVEDVIEEMERLARQIALIASSGVKT; encoded by the coding sequence ATGCACCAGTATCCCCCTTACGACATCGTTGTCCATAATGGCAGCATTCTGACACTCGGCAGGACCTTTGAGTTTTTCGAAAACGGGCTCCTGTGCATACAAGATGGCAGGGTGGAGCGCATTGAGACGAGAACGCCAACCCAGCCATTGCCCGCTGCTCGGCAGACCATAGACGTCAGAGGGGGGCTCGTCATGCCGGGACTGGTGAACAGCCACACCCATGCTCCTATGAGCCTTTTTCGAGGCCTGGCTGATGACCTTCCCCTGATGACATGGCTAAATGACTACATATTCAAGGCTGAAGCAAGGTGGTTAAATCCTGAAACCGTTTATACAGCTACGCGTCTGTCCTGTGCGGAGATGCTTCTGTCTGGCACGACAACATGTTGTGACGGGTATTTTTTTGAAGATAGCGTGGCGCAAGCTGTAGAGGAATCCGGCATGCGGGCCATCCTTGGACAGGGGATCATAGACTTTCCGGCCCCTGGTGTTCCTGACCCTGAAAAGAACGTAGCCGAAGCTCTCCGATTCATCCGGAACTGGCAAGGCAAGACCTCTTTGATCAGCCCTGGGCTTTTTTGTCATTCCCCTTACACATGCAGTGAGAAGACTTTGAGGGAGGCTCGCAGGGTTGCTGATGAAACAGACACGCTGTTTCAGATTCATGTGGCTGAGACACAGAGTGAGGTGAAGCAAATCCAGGCAAAGCACAGCCTTTCGCCAGTTCAGTACCTTGATTCACTGGGCATCCTCAATTCCAGGACACTGGCTGTCCACGCCATATGGGTAGATGAAAAAGATATGGGGATCATGGCCGGAAGAAATGTTGGAGTGTCCGTCACAACAGAAAGCGAGATGAAGCTTGCTTCGGGCGTAGCGCCGCTTCCGGGATTTCTGGAAAAGGGGCTGGCTGTCGGACTTGGGACAGACGGCTGTGCCAGCAATAACAACCTTGACATGTTTCAGGAAATGGATTTTGTGGCTAAGTTGCACAAAATAAATAGTCTGGATCCCACAATCCTCGATGCCCGGCAGGTACTAATGTTGGCTACCGGGGGCGGTGCCAAGGCCATTGGCCTTGGAGACCAGATCGGTTCCCTTGAGGTGGGAAAGAAGGCTGACTTGATCATAATCGACACACACAAACCTCACTTAACACCTCTATATAATGCCAGCTCTCATCTAGTTTATGCAGCCGGCGGAGGTGATGTAAGAGATGTCATCATTGATGGCCGATTGGTGGTTAAAGACAGGACCCTTCTCACAATAAACGTGGAAGATGTCATTGAGGAAATGGAGCGCTTGGCCCGTCAGATTGCGCTGATTGCCTCTTCCGGAGTGAAGACATAA
- a CDS encoding TIGR00725 family protein: MKMIGVIGAGHCNNEIYELARKVGDGIGRAGAILVCGGLGGVMEGASRGACEAGGQTVGILPGPDKAQANPYVTIPIVTDLGHARNILVVRSSDILVAISGGYGTLSEISIALKLGKPVIGLDTWPNMEKVRYVFTPEEAISAI; the protein is encoded by the coding sequence ATGAAAATGATCGGCGTTATCGGGGCAGGCCATTGTAATAACGAAATTTATGAACTGGCAAGAAAAGTTGGTGACGGCATTGGAAGGGCTGGGGCAATCCTTGTATGTGGCGGGCTGGGTGGCGTCATGGAAGGAGCAAGTCGCGGAGCCTGTGAGGCTGGAGGACAAACCGTGGGCATCCTACCCGGCCCGGACAAGGCCCAGGCCAACCCTTATGTGACCATCCCGATTGTAACCGACCTAGGCCATGCCCGGAATATCCTGGTCGTACGAAGCTCAGACATCCTGGTAGCTATCTCCGGAGGGTACGGTACCTTGTCTGAAATCAGTATAGCCCTGAAACTGGGAAAACCGGTAATAGGCTTGGATACGTGGCCAAACATGGAAAAGGTCCGTTATGTCTTCACTCCGGAAGAGGCAATCAGCGCAATCTGA
- a CDS encoding radical SAM protein: MRKDTPHILLINPWIYDFAAYDFWAKPLGLLTIAGILRGHGYRITYIDCLDRFHPEFVDTLRPGQFGKGHYLKTQIAKPKNLWDVPRTYSRYGIPEAVVRNALGQSPRPDAVLVTSLMTYWYPGVFAVIGIIREMMPEVPVLLGGIYATLCYDHAVRHSGAHEVLSGKSERAVVEVLDRLTGFASGRMFLGDDLETHPYPAFDLQNAISYVPILTGRGCPFRCAYCASGFLNRKFRRRSPEHVVEEITYWHEKYAVKDFAFYDDALLIDAERHIVPILEGVLRREIAVRFHTPNALHIRPLSKEVARLFFRAGFQTIRLGLETAFFEGRESLDTKVGPSEFERAVSHLKGAGFSAEVLGAYLLFGLPGQDLRELEASIKIVKACGVRPVLAQYSPIPHTGLWEDALMASRYDLASDPIFHNNSIFPCQKEPFSWDKVSYLKKLTQ, translated from the coding sequence ATGAGAAAAGACACCCCTCATATTCTTCTTATCAATCCCTGGATTTACGATTTTGCAGCTTATGACTTCTGGGCAAAACCGTTGGGACTGTTGACCATTGCAGGTATCCTTCGGGGGCATGGCTACAGAATTACATATATTGATTGTTTGGATCGCTTTCATCCCGAATTTGTGGACACCCTTAGGCCAGGTCAGTTTGGCAAGGGCCATTATCTGAAAACGCAGATTGCAAAACCCAAGAATCTATGGGACGTGCCTCGTACATACAGCCGCTATGGCATTCCTGAAGCAGTGGTTCGCAATGCCTTAGGGCAAAGCCCCAGGCCGGATGCCGTGCTTGTCACTTCCCTTATGACTTACTGGTATCCGGGTGTTTTTGCTGTCATAGGAATCATTCGCGAGATGATGCCTGAGGTCCCGGTCCTGCTGGGCGGTATTTATGCAACCCTTTGTTATGATCACGCAGTCAGGCACTCTGGCGCCCATGAAGTTCTTTCAGGAAAAAGCGAAAGGGCGGTTGTTGAAGTCCTTGATCGCCTGACTGGCTTTGCCAGTGGCCGCATGTTTCTTGGTGATGATCTGGAGACCCATCCTTATCCGGCCTTTGATCTGCAAAACGCAATTTCCTACGTTCCGATCTTGACCGGCCGTGGTTGCCCCTTTCGTTGTGCCTACTGTGCGTCAGGTTTTCTAAACCGCAAATTCAGGCGCAGATCGCCTGAGCATGTAGTAGAGGAAATCACATACTGGCACGAAAAATACGCTGTTAAAGATTTTGCCTTTTACGATGACGCCCTGCTGATTGATGCAGAGCGTCATATTGTGCCAATCCTTGAAGGGGTGCTGAGGCGGGAAATTGCAGTGCGGTTTCACACACCGAACGCCCTGCACATAAGGCCGCTTTCCAAGGAGGTGGCACGGCTCTTTTTTCGGGCAGGATTTCAAACGATCCGGCTCGGCCTCGAAACAGCCTTCTTTGAGGGCAGGGAATCCCTTGACACAAAGGTGGGTCCCAGCGAATTTGAACGGGCCGTGAGTCACCTAAAGGGAGCCGGCTTTTCGGCAGAGGTCCTGGGTGCCTATCTCCTATTTGGTTTGCCGGGCCAAGACCTCCGTGAGCTTGAGGCTTCCATAAAGATAGTAAAAGCCTGTGGAGTGAGGCCCGTCCTTGCCCAGTACTCACCCATTCCCCACACGGGCCTCTGGGAGGATGCTCTCATGGCATCACGCTACGACCTGGCCTCAGATCCGATATTTCATAACAATTCCATCTTTCCCTGCCAGAAAGAACCATTTTCCTGGGACAAGGTCTCATACCTTAAGAAGCTAACGCAGTGA
- a CDS encoding radical SAM protein yields the protein MSRRSKRFIRALVANEQGKIFDLDGYAAAGMTCGELIPLTESDTINMPAGGEHLFLPDRRPIVYNTSSEDFEVLTENPYAPGKQIFPVAAFNAPGYTISLVSAYAEESDAIQLPLFSYGAVGWSRGGFRVAGLRVDPERRQDLRLMPLDKIKKGVTKLRRQMPSNRLRRHLETCALTYGCPAAKNFFLERYEAPLPTSRNCNARCLGCLSLQEKSSIPSTQKRIDFTPSPDEIAQIAIHHIKRTRRAVVSFGQGCEGEPLLAADVIEPAIRLIRKAVRSGTINMNTNGSLPAVLERLFEAGLDSIRVSMNSVRKSCYEAYFRPRGYGFSDVVDGIDLAGRKGKFVSINYLNLPGFTDAKSEVAAFLCFLEDHPVRMIQWRNLNYDPVRYWQIMGSRSKDHELIGIPTLLDRVRQAFPRLKFGYFNPPREKFTV from the coding sequence ATGTCGAGACGTAGCAAACGATTTATAAGGGCCCTTGTGGCCAATGAGCAAGGGAAAATCTTCGATCTTGACGGTTATGCAGCCGCGGGGATGACCTGCGGCGAGCTAATTCCCCTTACGGAGAGTGACACCATCAACATGCCCGCAGGAGGCGAACATCTGTTCCTGCCGGATCGCAGACCTATCGTTTACAATACTTCATCTGAAGATTTTGAAGTACTTACTGAAAACCCCTATGCCCCCGGCAAGCAGATTTTTCCTGTGGCCGCATTTAACGCTCCCGGATATACGATTTCCCTCGTCAGTGCCTATGCAGAAGAGTCAGATGCGATTCAACTGCCGCTTTTTTCCTATGGCGCTGTTGGCTGGTCAAGAGGAGGCTTCCGGGTTGCAGGCCTCAGGGTTGACCCGGAAAGGCGGCAGGATTTGCGTCTCATGCCTCTGGATAAGATAAAAAAAGGAGTCACAAAGCTCCGCCGCCAGATGCCTTCCAACAGGCTCAGGCGCCATCTTGAGACCTGTGCCCTCACATACGGTTGTCCGGCAGCCAAGAACTTTTTCCTGGAGCGTTATGAGGCCCCCCTGCCCACTTCCAGAAATTGTAATGCAAGGTGTTTGGGGTGTCTTTCACTCCAAGAAAAAAGCAGTATTCCAAGCACCCAGAAACGTATCGACTTTACTCCCTCACCAGATGAGATCGCACAGATTGCTATTCATCACATCAAACGCACCCGGCGGGCTGTAGTAAGTTTTGGCCAGGGATGTGAAGGAGAACCCCTCCTTGCGGCAGACGTGATTGAGCCCGCCATACGACTGATCAGAAAGGCCGTAAGAAGTGGCACTATTAACATGAACACCAACGGGAGCCTTCCGGCTGTTCTGGAAAGACTCTTTGAAGCAGGCCTGGACAGTATCCGTGTAAGCATGAACAGTGTCAGGAAATCGTGCTATGAGGCCTATTTCCGGCCAAGGGGTTATGGCTTCAGTGACGTTGTTGACGGTATTGATCTGGCAGGGCGCAAGGGAAAGTTTGTCTCCATCAACTACCTTAACTTGCCCGGTTTTACGGATGCCAAATCAGAGGTTGCAGCATTTCTGTGCTTTCTCGAAGACCATCCTGTCCGGATGATCCAATGGCGGAACTTAAACTATGATCCAGTGCGCTATTGGCAAATCATGGGCAGCAGAAGTAAGGATCATGAACTGATTGGGATACCCACGCTGCTCGACAGGGTGCGCCAGGCCTTTCCCAGGTTGAAATTCGGGTACTTTAACCCACCACGGGAAAAATTTACTGTCTGA
- a CDS encoding tyrosine-type recombinase/integrase, whose translation MGMIYQRGKTYWLKYYRNGKPYYESSGSKKETVAKRLLKKREGEISQGKLPGVYFDKVRFDELAEDFLTDYRINRMKSLKRAEISVRHLRQVFEGIRVPDITTPRISAYVEQRLDAGAASATINRELAALKRMLNLGAQQTPPKVDRVPHIPMLKENNVRKGFFEHGEYLALKDALPDYLKGFATFGYHTGWRVSEIAGLTWAQVDRDQGIVRLEVGDTKNDEARTVYLDDELKEVFKSQWTDRKHTGKLLPYVFLNHEGDDRVKRFDKAWKTACENAGIGKRLFHDFRRTAVRNMVRSGVAERVAMMVSGHKDRSVFERYNIVSDTDLKLAAQKQEAYLKAQKVTKTVTMADFGTKKEVNNNA comes from the coding sequence ATGGGCATGATTTACCAAAGAGGCAAGACGTACTGGCTCAAGTATTATCGCAACGGGAAGCCCTATTATGAGTCTTCCGGGTCAAAGAAAGAAACGGTTGCCAAGCGTCTCCTGAAGAAGCGTGAGGGTGAAATCTCACAGGGCAAGCTACCGGGTGTGTACTTCGACAAGGTGCGATTTGACGAGCTGGCAGAGGACTTCTTAACCGATTACAGGATCAATCGAATGAAATCCCTTAAGAGGGCTGAAATCAGCGTGAGACACTTGAGACAGGTCTTTGAAGGTATCCGGGTACCTGATATCACCACGCCAAGGATAAGCGCCTATGTAGAGCAACGTCTTGATGCAGGCGCGGCAAGTGCAACGATCAACCGTGAACTGGCAGCGCTGAAGCGCATGTTGAACCTGGGAGCACAGCAGACGCCCCCAAAGGTTGACCGGGTGCCTCATATCCCCATGCTGAAGGAAAACAACGTCCGTAAGGGCTTCTTTGAGCATGGCGAATACTTGGCCCTAAAGGATGCCTTGCCGGACTATCTCAAGGGCTTTGCCACCTTTGGCTATCATACGGGATGGCGTGTATCTGAAATTGCCGGCCTAACATGGGCGCAGGTGGACCGAGACCAGGGCATTGTCAGGCTTGAGGTAGGCGATACCAAGAACGATGAGGCACGAACCGTCTATCTTGACGATGAGCTTAAAGAAGTCTTTAAGAGTCAATGGACAGACAGGAAGCATACCGGGAAGCTCCTACCCTACGTCTTCTTGAACCATGAGGGGGATGACAGGGTTAAGCGATTTGACAAGGCATGGAAAACGGCTTGCGAAAACGCAGGCATTGGCAAGAGGTTGTTCCACGATTTTCGCAGAACGGCTGTCAGAAATATGGTCAGATCGGGCGTAGCTGAACGGGTGGCCATGATGGTTTCAGGCCATAAGGATCGCTCGGTTTTTGAGCGTTATAATATCGTGAGTGATACTGACCTGAAGCTTGCCGCACAAAAGCAGGAAGCGTACTTGAAAGCCCAAAAGGTTACAAAAACGGTTACAATGGCCGATTTTGGCACCAAAAAAGAGGTTAACAACAATGCCTAA
- a CDS encoding ParB N-terminal domain-containing protein, with translation MEKIMQSKCQWMAVNRIKTRVPFNNLFPVDDKTVEALAEHMEANGYDQSQPIVLWKEKLDEDRKQAIVVDGHTRLLAAKKIGLSPVYVARVSFGSQDAALQYAIHNQRDRRNLTDADLLRCIEAVDERKPKGQRTDLASSEAKSGKSAEQTAKIVGTSKTKVEKARTLLDYADEQTKQTVLDGEKSIHAAAKETQEKRKVQQSGESQLSSTIQKINHIANRMKSLYKEIRAIKPIVKRYYKKPVANEENTKIIDNFSHWCWKYEDITKEIAEAKRIAITEKYLLRRTQEASKSPQDGRSGEGEGKERHDHARTGR, from the coding sequence ATGGAAAAGATAATGCAGAGCAAGTGTCAGTGGATGGCGGTTAACAGGATTAAGACCAGAGTGCCCTTCAATAATCTATTTCCGGTTGACGACAAGACCGTGGAAGCCTTGGCCGAACACATGGAAGCTAACGGTTATGATCAGTCGCAACCTATCGTCTTGTGGAAGGAAAAACTAGATGAGGACCGCAAGCAGGCTATCGTGGTTGATGGTCATACCCGGTTGTTGGCCGCCAAGAAAATCGGTCTGTCTCCTGTCTACGTTGCCAGGGTGAGCTTTGGCAGTCAAGATGCTGCTCTTCAATATGCAATCCACAACCAGAGGGACCGGCGCAACCTCACGGACGCGGACCTGCTCAGATGCATCGAGGCTGTGGACGAGAGAAAGCCCAAAGGCCAAAGGACGGACCTAGCCTCAAGTGAGGCTAAGTCAGGTAAGTCAGCAGAGCAAACGGCTAAGATAGTTGGCACGTCCAAGACAAAGGTTGAGAAGGCCCGGACTCTCCTGGACTATGCTGACGAGCAGACAAAGCAGACGGTCCTTGACGGTGAGAAGTCCATACATGCTGCTGCCAAGGAGACGCAAGAGAAGCGGAAGGTGCAGCAATCCGGGGAGTCTCAACTTTCCTCTACAATTCAAAAAATTAACCATATAGCAAACAGGATGAAGAGTTTATATAAAGAAATCCGGGCAATCAAGCCTATAGTGAAACGATATTATAAGAAGCCAGTGGCAAATGAAGAAAACACAAAGATTATAGACAATTTTTCCCATTGGTGTTGGAAGTACGAAGACATCACTAAAGAAATTGCGGAGGCTAAAAGAATAGCTATAACAGAAAAGTATTTGCTCAGGCGTACTCAGGAGGCATCTAAAAGCCCACAGGACGGGCGATCAGGCGAGGGTGAGGGGAAGGAACGCCATGACCATGCTCGTACAGGCCGTTAG
- a CDS encoding ribbon-helix-helix domain-containing protein: protein MAEIRKSYNTTLRANLMKKLRILAAEQEKRQNDLLEEAIKDLLKKYEKKQSQK, encoded by the coding sequence ATGGCTGAAATAAGAAAGAGTTACAATACTACCCTTAGGGCTAATCTTATGAAGAAACTCCGCATCCTTGCTGCGGAACAAGAAAAACGTCAAAACGACCTCCTTGAAGAAGCCATTAAGGACCTCCTGAAGAAGTACGAGAAGAAACAGTCCCAAAAGTAA